The window tattttccAAACTCAAATGGTATTTAGGACATATCAGTTCAGGTATTTATGactcaaaaaattcaaaatatccaaaaatctgaaaaatactcgaaacacaaaaatatacttgaaactccaaacaaatatccgaaatatttaaatacctaaaatactaaattttatttgaatgaaCCGAAAATACCCAAAAGTTATCTGAATAcccaacttaaaaaaaaaagaaattttactgaaacccaaacccaaacccaaaacttaaaaaatatatatgtattaccggaaacatattcaaaatactcaaatatatttaatatacacaATAATTTTGATCATGTCTTAGGTTTGACCCTAACTCAAACAAAAACCTGGATTCCAAAGAAATACCTACTAGGTAATTTTCTCTCAATCCGGACCCAAACCAAACCTATGTTTTTGAGTCGGTTTCGGTTTGATTTTTAGTCCGAATAAAATGTCCAGGCATAAAAGAAAGTTAtataaaagtgtacatataaaatctcaaataaactactcagaaaatatataattttcaagaATTCATTTTccaatataatataaattcatatattataatataatcttaAAAATCTGCATTTTTaaagtgcgggtcaaaatctagcaACCATAAAACTACTGGAACCATTTTTGAATTATGGGGTTCTTAAGGCCATTTTTTATACTTAACGGACCCAACAAGATCTAGCCCAGTCTCGCATAGTATCTAGTCTTTTCTTATAAAGATCGTTCGAAACGACGTAGTTCGATCAGTCATGTACGGACTGAAAATTCTATACACACACTGGAGGGGTTGACCTGGACTAAATAGGTTTGACTGATAAGTTAAGGGTAAACTTTgcaaaggaaagaaaaaacttGCTTTATTTAGTTAAGTGTTGCTTTACAGCTCAAGtacgtcttcttcttcctcctgtTCACATTCTTCTTCATCGTCCTCCTCGCGGATCCATTTTGAGGTTCGTGTGattttccatctccttctcattTTCACTCTTTCGCGTTTTCTTTGTGTCTGGTTTATGAACGAATCGTTTTCGATTTCGTTTTAAGATTTACTTGTACGGCGGCTTTGACTCTTCAGTTCTTGTAATGTGACTGCAATGATGATGTCCTCACTTAGGATTTAGCTGCTCGATATAATTGGAAGGGGATTTCAATTTCGGGTTTCGGATTTTGGAAATTGGAAATTGGGGGATGGATTTGATCCGACCTCTGGTTGTTGTAAATGTGGATGAGAGCCATGCAAAGGTTTTGTGTGATATGTAATTGAGGATTTGGTAGTCTAGTTTTAGCTAAATGCACGAGATTGAAGCGTGTTTCCGTATCTCCATTGTTTGTTTCCTGTTGTGGATAATGTTTGTTGGAATCGAGTTTACTCGGACAACGGTAGTGTGTTTTCTAAGGAGTCCacatcttttgattttttttagagCTGGTGGGTGATTTGGAATGGAGTGAACTCTTGGTAGATGGTTGTTGTCTTTCAATTGAAGATTCTGGAATCTGGAAGCTTATATAGTTCAGTGTAGGTTAGTATCTTGATTGAGTTTCACTGAGCTCTTCTTGTTAAacaatataaattttctttatattcaGGCAGGAGTCTCTTTTGTTTCTTGAAGATAGACAAGGCATTACCGAGCAGCTGAGTATATGCTTCGAGGGAGATATTCCGGAGGCTGTTTTTTCAGATGATTGGTAGTAACTATACTACGCTTGAGCGGTGCCATGATGGGCATCTGTCTGATGAAGCGCTGCTGCTCAAGGCTTCTTTTCCTCTCATTGTTTTGTGCACTAATGAATCAAAATGAAGCGATTAGTCCAGATGGTATAGCCCATCTTTTGTGTTTGAATATTTATGACCTGTACCCAATCTGCTGTGGGGTTTACATCCTATTTGCTCATTTCGTTCTCTAGGTGAGGCGCTTATGAGCTTTAGAAGTGTAGTTTCTAGTGCTGATGGTGTTGTCGGTAAATGGAGACCAGAGGATCCTGATCCTTGTAACTGGAAGGGGGTGACCTGTGATGCGAAAACAAAAAGAGTTATAGCTTTGTAAGCTTGAAACTTGTTTGGATTAAGctcctctttttcttcttttgttggtTCCTAAAGTTTCTTTTGTGCAGGAGTCTTACTCATCACAAATTAATTGGACCTTTACCCCCTGAGCTTGGAAAGCTGGATCAGTTGAGGATTTTGTATGTACTAACCTTATTTAAACTTTATTGCTTATTAGAGTATCCTCTCATGGATGACTTATTTTTCTTCCCTTGGTATCACAGAATGCTTCACAACAATAATTTATATGGCTCAATACCTACAGCATTGGGAAATTGCACATCATTGGAGGAAATGTAAGTGCTTTCCCAAAATAAACAAGTTTGCGTTTTTCTACATTTGTCTTGTGAGCGATGATAATCCAAATGGTTTTGTCAATTAAAAGTTTAGCTGGCTTAAAAGAACCTGTCTGAATTTTTTTCTTGCAGATACTTGCACAACAATTTCTTCACTGGCCCAATCCCAAGTGAAATGGGAAACCTGTCAATGCTTAAAAATCTGTATGCAGTCTTTCTCCCTAATcttctatatattttattttgttgaccTCTGCAAGATCTGCTATTTGTCATTCCATTAACGACTTGAACAATTTAGTATCTTCTGTAATCACATACTGAACCACAAGAGGTTCTTCTCACCTTCTAAACTGCAACAACATTATATTGTTGGAAGTACTTATTCCTTTAGTTGTGGTAAACCTCAGAAAGTACAGGGGATTTGACAGCATCATGGTATTTTTTTAGTGGTAGAAAATCGTTTAGTAACATAATTAATAACCAAAATACCTATCGTGAACTTTGGGATGAGTGGAAAACTCTCGAATATGATGATGATTGTTGTGAATTTATGCTCTAGGGTTTTACTCAGATCAGATGGACATATTATTTGAATTCTTCTGAATCAGTAAACTgacttttttctctcttttttaaaGGGACATATCAAACAACGATCTCACTGGAGCTATCCCTGTTTCACTTGGGCAGTTAGAAAAGCTTACTAGTTTGTGAGTGGCTATTGTCTAACTTGTGTATCTTCTTTTGCAGCCATGTGTGTATTTTTTGAGTGTCATTGTTGCTAACTAGTTGATTCTTCTTTTGAAGCAATGTCTCAAACAATTTTCTGGTGGGGAAAATACCTTCTGATGGCTTACTCGCCCAATTTTCGAAGGACTGGTAAGTATACTTCATCTTTTACCTCTTTCTCCACCAGATTTTGGTGCTGAAGATGGAGAAATCTCTCAACTGTTGATCTGGCAAAacagttttattttcttgacgCTATGCACAAAAGCACCATTTTGCTAGCTTTGTACCAATGCGTAGCTGAAAATAACGGGGCCTTGAACTGATGCATTATTCTTTGCAGCTTCATCGGAAATTTTAAATTGTgtggaaaaaaaattgatatggAATGCCCAGATGAAAACTCTTCTACTGGTTCTCGTTCTACAGGAGGTAAATCAGCTGTGTTTTAATCAATTTGTTGGTCAGGGTATATGGTTATAgcttaggttttttttttctaaacaataTAATTCGTTGTGACAGGAGGTAAAACTGGTAAGCTACTTATAAGTGCATCTGCTACTGTGGGTGGGCTGCTCCTAGTGGCACTCATGTGTTTTTGGGGTTGCTTTCTCTATAAAAAGCTTGGTAGAGATGAGAGTAAAAGCCTTGCTATAGAGGTCGGTGGAGGTGAGCCATGCTGACTTTTTGTGTATATCATCTCTAGAAAAGTTTGGAACTCAATGTGATATTTAACTCTCAAAACTTGACACGTTGAGAGACTGTTTTATTTTTTCCAGGTGCGTCTATCGTGATGTTCCATGGAGATCTGCCATATGCTTCTAAAGACATTATCAAGAAACTGGAAGCCCTTAATGAAGAGCATATAATAGGCTGTGGAGGTTTTGGAACAGTTTACAAGCTTGACATGGAGGATGGCAATGTCTTTGCGCTGAAAAGAATTGTAAAACTAAATGGAGGGTTTGATAGGTTTTTTGAAAGGGAGCTTGAGATTCTTGGAAGCATCAAACATCGCTACCTCGTGAATCTACGTGGATACTGCAACTCGCCCACATCAAAGCTTCTGCTGTATGATTACCTTCCTGGTGGTAGCCTTGACCAAGCTCTTCATGGTAAATCCTCAACTCCATCTTTACAGGCATAAGAAGTATGATTCTATTGAGTGAAATGTTGTAATCTGCAGAGAGAGGTGAGCAACTGGATTGGGATTCACGAGTGAATATTATCATAGGAGCAGCAAAAGGGGTAGCATACTTGCATCATGATTGTTCTCCTAGGATCATACACCGTGATATAAAGTCGAGCAACATTTTACTCGATGGAAATCTAGAGGCTCGAGTATCAGACTTTGGGCTTGCCAAGCTGTTAGAAGACGAAGAATCTCATATCACAACCATTGTTGCAGGCACATTTGGTTACTTAGCTCCAGGTACTCAAATGCACCAGTAACAGCAATAATGCTTTGTAGTAGCCTTTTAATTGTTACCCTCTGTCATGTAACGTAACCTAACCTGTGGTTGCAGAGTATATGCAAAGTGGTAGAGCGACTGAGAAAACGGATGTTTACAGTTTCGGGGTTTTGATTCTTGAAGTCCTGAGTGGTAAACTTCCTACGGATACTTCCTACATCGAGAAAGGCTATAACGTTGTCGGTTGGGTAAGCATAATGAAGTCCAGCTTTGCTAACTAAATAATAGctttaatttgttttcataaAACTTTGCAGCTAAACTTCTTAATCAGCGAGAATCGTCCACGGGAGATTGTTGATAGAAGCTGTGAAGGAGTAGAGACAGAGAGTCTTGATGCTCTTCTATCTATAGCAACAAAGTGTGTGTCTTCAAGTCCTGATGAGCGGCCCACAATGCACAGAGTAGTCCAGTTACTAGAATCCCAAGTAATGTCTCCTTGTCCTAGCGACTTCTACGATTCCAGCTCCGATTAATAACATTCATCTTCGGTCCctcttggttttgatttttttcttaggATGTTCCTGTGATTGTTTAAACCCTTCCATTTGATCTGAATATGAAACTATAATGTATATGACCATTGTAGAAAcacttaaattattataagaatctaaataaatttttcttttttctattttccaTGTTTTTGTACTTTGGAGCTAGTTTCAGTCAAAAAATATCAAAGAGAAACTATAGAGAATGGTgtcaatttatttaaatttttattatgattttatatctccatataaaattattacattCACAAATCAGCAGAGCAATCCATACGTTGAAACGAAACCCTTCTCGTCTCCAAGTCATACCCAACGAGAAAATCCATCTGAGCAAAGTTCCCATAAATAGCAACTTCGTTGGTCGGAATCATACTCAAGCAAACCATATCTTCACTCATTTTCACAAACGCATTCAACGCACTGAGCCTCACGTCAGCGCCGCTAAAATGCACCGTTATCTCCGGCAAACCGATCTCCGCACTCCCGGACTTGAAACAATGCGACAAAAGCCCTTGAGGATCACTCACACGCTTGGCTCCAGTCACGGACTCTTCCACCGCCGCGCCAAACTTGTCGTAGAAACCAGACTCTAGTAGCGTCAGTGTAGTTCCTGAGTCGATGATGATGTTTCCCTTCGTCGCCGCCGAGGATACTCCGTCATCGTTAGGGTAATACATGCTGCTCGTGTACGGAATCTTCGTGTTGCCGACGGAGATAGCTTCGAGCGTCAAGTAGTAGTAAGTCTGAGGCTCTTTATCTACCAAAGGAGTTGATACCACGTTGGAAACATTACTTGCACCGGAAGGAATCGAGCTGGTTCCTAGGTTTATAACGCTTGTACCATTCATAGTAGATGACTTGTGCGACAAGcaataagaaaatttattaGAAATCGACGAACCGAGCTGAGATATTAGAGATAAGTTACCACCACCGAGACCTATGATCCCTGAGCCAGTCTCGTCGAAGTTACCGCCGTTATTGTATCCGCAACCAAACACAGTTCCGGGGAAAGAAACAGGCGAGCCTGAAGCAGAACCGATAGAGACTGTCTCTGTAGCAACGTCTCCTCTCGTGAAAGATCGGTCTCCGTACGTGTAACGGTACTTGCAAACGCCTTTAGCTTCGTCGCATCCACGTTCGGTGGTAGACAAAGCGTTGCAGTTACGTGAGTCGCAAGGCTCGCTTTTGTAAGAAGAGGATTGTTTACTGTCGAAGATTGGACCGTTCTCTTTGTAACATTGTTGACACGGTTTGCATTGGACCCATGTTAGGTCACTTCCCGTGTCGGCTATCGCTAGGACGTTGATTGGTGGTGTACCGATGGTGATGCTCATGAAGAACTCGCCACCTGCTCCTATTAAACCGGACTGGAGATCGGTTTGGGGGTGGTTGTTGAAGCGGTGGGAGCGAGAGATGGAGCGGAGGAAAGAGGAGTGGAGACGGTCGGTGAGGGTGGTTTGTGGGTTGTAGAGAGGGGAATGAGGAGAGTCACGGTGGATGAGCTCGACGGTGAAGTGTTTTGGGTTAGACGATGAAGAGAGAGTcatcgagaagaagaagagagtgacGAGGAGAATAGTGTTTGCCATTTTGATATTCAGAAAGTTTGTGGTGTAAAGAGTGTATGTGGAGAAGATTATTTATACACAAAGAAAATGAGAAAGTGAAGAGATTGAAACGGTAAGGAGTTAGAGCTTACGTGAGCAGGAGGTGTAAGTCTGAAAGGCGACTTGATTagcttttaattttttcattaaGGCTGATAATTTAACGTGAGAGTAGTGGGGATGTGAGGGAATTAATATCATTGATTTAGCAAAACATATCTTAAAGACTTGGgcgatttagatattttatcatCTTTGAGCATGTATACGAGGTTGACGATATATTTTCCCATATAGATTAGTTTACTTTTACATCAAGTTTAGAATCTAAATATTCATCAAATAATAGTTATAGATATTTTTCTCcacaaaaatatttcaattttacaTGTTTTCATTTTTCCAACAAATAATAAGTTAATCAACTAAACAATTGCtaactttaacaaaaaaaaaactaaacaattgCTAAACTTGATCCTAaaccaaattttgaaattttattttgaagtacaaatttttgaacttttattttctgtgtgtaattaagtttctttttttttcttttttttttcttttttttgaaacagtGTAATTAAGtttctagtttttattttttgaagatAAGATTACACTGTGAATCATATTGTTCTGCTTCATAAGTTATACATGATTTCAAAATGGTGTTATGTTAATAGTTAATACATGAACAGAATCAAAGAGGAAATCCTCTGACTGAAGGAGAAGCTTTAGGTGGCATGCATTGCATGGAAGTTAATGGAACTATGGAGCCCTCTTATATCAATGAGAAACTACTGCCTCTAGGATCAGTGTTCAGAAAGTCAGAACTATTCCTTGTACCATCATCAGCTTTATTGATGTCGTGAATGAGAGAATGCCGTAAGCGAGAGGAGACAAGGAGCCTCTCTGGGGTTCTGAATAGGTCATTAGAGCCAGAGAAGCAGCTTGGTGTTGCAGGTGAACTAGGGTTACTCAGAGCATCTTCTTGCAAGATTTCTCGAATCCTGGACAGGATGCGGAACGCTAAACTCGCAAGTATACGTGAGTATGCCTCAAGAATTGCATGGCCAATGTCCTAAAAAGtgaaaacagaagaaaaaagcCTCAAGAACTGATATGAAGTTATAGTAACACTACTAGTTATGACATTCCACTCACCTTGCCATATTGAATCTTGGTGGCATCAAGAAACGAGTGAGGGAGATTAGAGTATTTGGATTTAATCTGACCATTAAGCCTCTCTGCCTTGTTTATGAGCGGCTCAATGCGAGTAATCTCAGACAATGAATCTCTAACTAATGACCACTTACCACTGCTTCTTTGTTCTGTAAACTTCTCTTTCCATGCATAAATAGCTGCTTCTAACCTATTAACTGTCTCTAGAGCTGAATGTTCGGTTCTAAGCCTAAGAGACACAAAGATCTCATCTACCGAGGCAGACTCTGAAGCCAACATCCTGAACAGTTCATCCCCAAGGCTTGTCTTTCCAGACTGtggaaaaaaaatacatattaaatCGTTACATAACAACATGaccaagcttttttttttttttaccttaggTAACGAATCCTTGATAATGGTAGGTACTGGCATTTCAAGAAGCACTTCTTCGTTTATCGACTTTGCAGCTTTAAAGCTTTGATAAACAACATTGCCTTTCTCAAGCAAGTTCTTTCTTACTAAGCTAGAGAGTCCTGGCTTGGGAACTTTAGGCGATGGAAGCCACCATCTTCTGCTCTCCTCCACCCTAGGACCTACTTCTGAGTACCAAAACTCTGTGTTCACCATAGAGTCTAGCGTCTCCTGTGCTTTCATCAAGTTAGGAGAAAGAAACAAGAAGTTGAGCTTCTGATAAAAAGAGAAGGATAACGTACAATTAGCATGGAGTCCAGTTTCCTGAGAGCTGGGAGATTCATATGAATGTCTGCACGGGGTTTCGGAGTCATGATCTGACCAAACAGGACATCTAGTTTCAGGCTCTTTGATTGGAACATGGAGtgcatatgtttttttaaaacaagTTAGCTATATTACCTCAAGTGACCTTCCATTTTTGTCATCTAGCTTAGATGGGACTAGCTCAATCATGTGACTACATGGAGAGAGTAACCAATCCATTTCTCTTCTCCATCTCTGCTTGTTGTCTTCAGACAAAGGCTCCAACTTCCATAGTTCGCCGAATACTGAGTCTGCAAATCCAACAGTTAGCAAAGAAGTAATGATACCATAGTTCgcgaaattttttaaaacatactgGCAAGATGAGATATAGCGTTTGATAAAGCCAAAGCGGTTTGCACGCCCTTGCGTCCTCCGGTGAGATCTCCACCTAGTAGTAGCTTTGAAAACTTCTCCTTCATAGCTTCAACGTCAGAAGAGCAGAGTGTATAGCCAGGCCTCTCCTCCTTGGAGTAGAAATGTTTAGGACTTCTCTCATAGTCCCACTCATTAGAAATGTGTTTACCGTTCTTCTTAGGTAACCATTTGGAAGAAAATGACTCAGACGTATCTTTGCTTGATGAACAGCTTGAAAATGCATCATCATCCAATGAATCAGTCAAGCACTCATTTCCTCTGCTTCTTCCACTTTCTTCTTGTAAAGATTGATTGTTGTTGAAGCAAGCTTCTAAGCCATCATATGTCATCATTCCTGAAAATATTGAGATTTACAAACTTTAGCACTAGCTCTATGTTCTTTCAAATACTGAAACATAAACATAATCAATGATCAGGACTCAAACTCACACCTGTTTTGAGCCTCTAGACTAGATTGCATATATGAAACAAATGTCAGAAAAGTATACAAGCTTCTTCTGGTATATTGCATCTTAAAAGccatatcaattttataaaaagatcAGAAAATGGAccacaaatagaaaaaaatatatgtatatcatTTAAGGAATAATGTTATCATCAGAGAGGAGGTCCCCATTCAGACTGTGACCATGAAGAAACTGCACCTCACACAATCCTCTTCTTGTCTCTTTTACCAAGTGGAAGTGGGGATAAAAGAAACAGACAAGATTTGTATGCAGATTAAGGTAGCTACcatagaaggaaaaaaaatgtcaGAAACCAACAAAAGTTGCTGTGTTCCACGAATCTGTAACTTTGCCATAAATAGAGCAAAGTTTTTGGCTAAAATGTCACAAAAGGATATGTTTAGCCCCTCCATGTGCTGGCACTTTGAATTGGACCCACCAATATAAGTCTTATCAAGTGTTACTATATAGCATTTTCTCAAACCCTTCACAGACATCATCACATTGTTTATTGTTCAAATACCAACAGTCTGTTTTAGGAATATATTTAACTCACAGACCAAAGTTAAAACTGGTGATTCAGGGAACCTTTGGCTTACTAATTTTACACCATGGTTGGCTAGCATCTTTACAAATTTTCATAACCAGTGGGAATCAGTAGACCTTCGGCTTACTGGTCTCAGACCATGGGTGTGTAGCACCTTTACAAATCTATGGCTGTAAGATTTTCAGTTTCAAAACTGCCATGATTGATATAATGGGCTTTCGTGACTGACCATCATTTATTGAAATATAGTTggcccatctctctctctctctctctctctctctctctctctctctctctctctctctctctctctctctctctctctctctctctctctctctctctctctctctctctctctctctctctctctctctctttccttttaTTCAGACAACTACTTTTCAATCTTGTGAGCCTATTTTGTAGTCAAAATGACTAAACTAATTGTAGGAATGTTAATTATCCTTTAAACTGTAATGTATTGATACGAATTTCATTTCGCAAACTATCTAGTTTAAGATATTTCgttcttggaaaaaaaaaacgctTTAGCATTTCAAAGTGACTTTCAATAACATATTTACTAATCAAATGTATATTACAAGTGTTTGAGCTAGGTAATCATTTTATAAGACTGATCACTCATAATGTTGTTTGTATTTTAGTTAAACGAATCTGTAGTGTGACGTATAATTTAATTTTCGAGAACTTTGTAGCCATTTATCTTAACTATTGAACTCTTCAGCCGGCTCTAGAATTGTTTTCTACAAAGATTCAAACCAACATGATGGGTAAAATCATGTCTTACTTGAACCATTAACACTACGTAAATTAGTCACGCTATTTGATTTAAGGACCAAGGTCAAGATCTCAAGGTAAAAAGGCTGATTTAAGCATTCTATTTGGGACGTTttccgaatttttttttttcaacttgtTTTCAGAAAATATCACATACTTCAGTACTTCACATTGATGTTCTAAATAAACCATGTCTTCTTTTTGTTTAGAAGAGATTTTATATAATGAAATCATGGTACCTGATTTCTTAAAACATAAAGAATATGACCACACCATTTTTTATGTGACTATGAGTATCCCTAGCTTTCGAGAAAAAGGGTACGAATATGAATTTTGTTAGCCTATAATAAGGGATTTGATTTGTATtccacattggaaaatcaatgggacattaagtaatatataaagggttagggccaatctACTAATTGctaattggttttgagttggaagcccataataaacacgaatctaacatggtatcagagcccagatcctaataagttaaatccctaattaatattaaccctACCCGACCGGGTATATAGATCGTAATTGACTCACTCGACAGAGTATAACTgtcttaaaaaaagtttatgATATTTCTGGCTGATAAGAGCCATCATTTCGAGGAGGGGTAATAAGAGATTtgtatcccacattggaaaatcaatgggacattaagtaatatataaagggttagggtcaatccactaattgccaattgatTTTGAGTTGGAAGtccataataaacccgaatctaacagcCTGTATTTTTCATATTGTGTGAAATAAAGTTATGGTTTGATTACAGAGAAACGAAGAATGACAATTACAGTCTGAGTTTGCAAGATTCGAGATACAGAAACTAAAGTAGTCTTTTGTGAATATAAACGTACATGAAATCGAATATATGATCGATATGTATTTCGACCTTTCTTTGATGCGAGGGTTCCTTTGAATAGACTATTTGAGTTTGAGGTAAGGGTTTCCTTAACCGAAAAAGCATTAATCTTAGTGATGGTGACtcctaataattatttttctattcTGAATTTCTGACTGGCTGGAATTCAAAGTTCGCATGATGTTTTTTTAtagtatgtatatatttatatctatatatatatatatatatatatatatatatatatatgtgtgtgtgtgtgtgtgtgtttatatatataatgataacTTTATGTTCGACTCTTTCTTTTTGTCGTACAAAAGCTAATCATTTTCAAATCTCGAAGTGATGTCTAGCCTATGTAcaactatatgtatatatgcatCTTTGACAAAAAGAATGTGATCCTCAGAAAATTTACCTGTTCGAATATTTGCGGTGAAAATAATATGGACATGATCCGATGTTGTATTCATCAATTAGATAAATAAGTTTCGACGCCCAATTCAGAATACATGTTTATTGTAATGTAAAGGAATAGGAGTGGACTTTCAAACATCATGCAAACAAATATGTCCAAAGAATTCAAGCAGCCACCATGCA is drawn from Brassica rapa cultivar Chiifu-401-42 chromosome A05, CAAS_Brap_v3.01, whole genome shotgun sequence and contains these coding sequences:
- the LOC103867340 gene encoding LRR receptor-like serine/threonine-protein kinase FEI 2 isoform X2; this translates as MMGICLMKRCCSRLLFLSLFCALMNQNEAISPDGEALMSFRSVVSSADGVVGKWRPEDPDPCNWKGVTCDAKTKRVIALSLTHHKLIGPLPPELGKLDQLRILMLHNNNLYGSIPTALGNCTSLEEIYLHNNFFTGPIPSEMGNLSMLKNLDISNNDLTGAIPVSLGQLEKLTSFNVSNNFLVGKIPSDGLLAQFSKDCFIGNFKLCGKKIDMECPDENSSTGSRSTGGGKTGKLLISASATVGGLLLVALMCFWGCFLYKKLGRDESKSLAIEVGGGASIVMFHGDLPYASKDIIKKLEALNEEHIIGCGGFGTVYKLDMEDGNVFALKRIVKLNGGFDRFFERELEILGSIKHRYLVNLRGYCNSPTSKLLLYDYLPGGSLDQALHERGEQLDWDSRVNIIIGAAKGVAYLHHDCSPRIIHRDIKSSNILLDGNLEARVSDFGLAKLLEDEESHITTIVAGTFGYLAPEYMQSGRATEKTDVYSFGVLILEVLSGKLPTDTSYIEKGYNVVGWLNFLISENRPREIVDRSCEGVETESLDALLSIATKCVSSSPDERPTMHRVVQLLESQVMSPCPSDFYDSSSD
- the LOC103867342 gene encoding rop guanine nucleotide exchange factor 14, with protein sequence MMTYDGLEACFNNNQSLQEESGRSRGNECLTDSLDDDAFSSCSSSKDTSESFSSKWLPKKNGKHISNEWDYERSPKHFYSKEERPGYTLCSSDVEAMKEKFSKLLLGGDLTGGRKGVQTALALSNAISHLANSVFGELWKLEPLSEDNKQRWRREMDWLLSPCSHMIELVPSKLDDKNGRSLEIMTPKPRADIHMNLPALRKLDSMLIETLDSMVNTEFWYSEVGPRVEESRRWWLPSPKVPKPGLSSLVRKNLLEKGNVVYQSFKAAKSINEEVLLEMPVPTIIKDSLPKSGKTSLGDELFRMLASESASVDEIFVSLRLRTEHSALETVNRLEAAIYAWKEKFTEQRSSGKWSLVRDSLSEITRIEPLINKAERLNGQIKSKYSNLPHSFLDATKIQYGKDIGHAILEAYSRILASLAFRILSRIREILQEDALSNPSSPATPSCFSGSNDLFRTPERLLVSSRLRHSLIHDINKADDGTRNSSDFLNTDPRGSSFSLI
- the LOC103867340 gene encoding LRR receptor-like serine/threonine-protein kinase FEI 2 isoform X1 → MMGICLMKRCCSRLLFLSLFCALMNQNEAISPDGEALMSFRSVVSSADGVVGKWRPEDPDPCNWKGVTCDAKTKRVIALSLTHHKLIGPLPPELGKLDQLRILMLHNNNLYGSIPTALGNCTSLEEIYLHNNFFTGPIPSEMGNLSMLKNLDISNNDLTGAIPVSLGQLEKLTSFNVSNNFLVGKIPSDGLLAQFSKDCFIGNFKLCGKKIDMECPDENSSTGSRSTGGKGGKTGKLLISASATVGGLLLVALMCFWGCFLYKKLGRDESKSLAIEVGGGASIVMFHGDLPYASKDIIKKLEALNEEHIIGCGGFGTVYKLDMEDGNVFALKRIVKLNGGFDRFFERELEILGSIKHRYLVNLRGYCNSPTSKLLLYDYLPGGSLDQALHERGEQLDWDSRVNIIIGAAKGVAYLHHDCSPRIIHRDIKSSNILLDGNLEARVSDFGLAKLLEDEESHITTIVAGTFGYLAPEYMQSGRATEKTDVYSFGVLILEVLSGKLPTDTSYIEKGYNVVGWLNFLISENRPREIVDRSCEGVETESLDALLSIATKCVSSSPDERPTMHRVVQLLESQVMSPCPSDFYDSSSD
- the LOC103867341 gene encoding probable aspartic protease At2g35615 — its product is MANTILLVTLFFFSMTLSSSSNPKHFTVELIHRDSPHSPLYNPQTTLTDRLHSSFLRSISRSHRFNNHPQTDLQSGLIGAGGEFFMSITIGTPPINVLAIADTGSDLTWVQCKPCQQCYKENGPIFDSKQSSSYKSEPCDSRNCNALSTTERGCDEAKGVCKYRYTYGDRSFTRGDVATETVSIGSASGSPVSFPGTVFGCGYNNGGNFDETGSGIIGLGGGNLSLISQLGSSISNKFSYCLSHKSSTMNGTSVINLGTSSIPSGASNVSNVVSTPLVDKEPQTYYYLTLEAISVGNTKIPYTSSMYYPNDDGVSSAATKGNIIIDSGTTLTLLESGFYDKFGAAVEESVTGAKRVSDPQGLLSHCFKSGSAEIGLPEITVHFSGADVRLSALNAFVKMSEDMVCLSMIPTNEVAIYGNFAQMDFLVGYDLETRRVSFQRMDCSADL